A single window of Archangium lipolyticum DNA harbors:
- a CDS encoding 3-hydroxyacyl-CoA dehydrogenase NAD-binding domain-containing protein, whose protein sequence is MSEQNTIRWERDADGIVVLTLDDPGQSANTMNAAYVKSMRATVDRLVKEKDTLTGVIITSAKKTFFAGGDLNDLRNVKKDEAKQVFELGLEIKAQLRTLETLSKPVVAAINGAALGGGLEIALACHRRIVADVKGVQLGLPEVTLGLLPGGGGVVRAVRMLGIVDALMKVLLQGQSYRPREAKELGLVHEVVDSVDALLPAARAWVKANPTAQQPWDQKGYKIPGGTPSSPSLAANLPAFPANLRKQLKGANMPAPRAIMAAAVESTQVDIDTAFTIESRYFTELVTGQVAKNMIQAFFFDMQHIKSGGGRPKGFPQHTAKKVGVLGAGMMGAGIAYVCAKAGIDVVLKDVSLASAEKGKQYSVKLVEKAIQKGQSTKEKGDALLARIQPTADAAALAGCDLVIEAVFEDVKLKHQVFQEIQGVVAPDAVLASNTSTLPITLLAEGVKRPADFVGMHFFSPVDKMPLLELIAGKTTSDATLAKAIDIAVQIGKTPIVVNDSRGFFTSRVIGTFLNEAIAMVGEGIAPASIEQAGLQAGYPAAPLQLVDELTLTLPRKIRLETKAAAEAAGQPWMDHGSYAVMDAMIDQYQRKGRSTGGGFYDYVDGKRTGLWPGLAQHFTRPGYTIPFEDMKERMLFAEAIDTVKCFDEGVLRSAADANVGSLLGIGFPPWTGGVVQYINGYEGRTGTGPRGFVTRARELAERYGKHFLPPASLVAKAERGEFLK, encoded by the coding sequence ATGAGCGAGCAGAACACCATCCGCTGGGAGCGAGACGCCGACGGCATCGTGGTCTTGACGTTGGATGATCCGGGCCAGTCCGCCAACACGATGAACGCCGCATATGTGAAGTCCATGCGCGCGACCGTGGACCGGCTGGTCAAGGAGAAGGACACCCTCACGGGCGTCATCATCACCTCCGCGAAGAAGACGTTCTTCGCGGGCGGTGACCTGAACGATTTGCGCAACGTGAAGAAGGACGAGGCGAAGCAGGTCTTCGAGCTCGGACTGGAGATCAAAGCGCAGCTGCGGACACTGGAGACCCTGAGCAAGCCCGTGGTCGCGGCCATCAACGGCGCGGCGCTCGGGGGTGGGCTCGAGATCGCGCTCGCGTGTCACCGGCGCATCGTCGCCGACGTCAAGGGCGTGCAGCTCGGGCTGCCGGAGGTGACGCTCGGGCTGCTTCCCGGCGGCGGAGGCGTGGTGCGCGCGGTGCGCATGCTCGGCATCGTGGACGCGCTGATGAAGGTCCTGCTCCAGGGCCAGAGCTACCGGCCGCGGGAGGCAAAGGAACTGGGCCTCGTGCACGAGGTGGTGGACTCGGTGGACGCGCTCCTGCCCGCGGCCAGGGCCTGGGTGAAGGCGAATCCCACGGCGCAGCAGCCGTGGGACCAGAAGGGCTACAAGATTCCGGGCGGCACCCCGTCCTCGCCATCCCTCGCGGCGAACCTGCCCGCGTTCCCCGCCAACCTGCGCAAGCAACTCAAGGGCGCGAACATGCCCGCGCCGCGCGCCATCATGGCGGCGGCCGTCGAGAGCACGCAGGTGGACATCGACACCGCGTTCACCATCGAGTCGCGCTACTTCACCGAGCTCGTCACCGGCCAGGTCGCGAAGAACATGATTCAGGCGTTCTTCTTCGACATGCAGCACATCAAGTCGGGCGGCGGCCGTCCGAAGGGCTTCCCGCAGCACACGGCGAAGAAGGTCGGTGTCCTCGGCGCCGGGATGATGGGCGCCGGCATCGCCTATGTGTGCGCCAAGGCCGGCATCGACGTGGTGCTCAAGGACGTGAGCCTCGCCTCCGCCGAGAAGGGCAAGCAGTACTCCGTCAAGCTGGTGGAGAAGGCCATCCAGAAGGGCCAGTCCACGAAGGAGAAGGGCGACGCGCTCCTGGCGCGAATCCAACCCACCGCGGATGCCGCCGCGCTCGCGGGTTGTGACCTGGTCATCGAAGCCGTCTTCGAGGACGTGAAGCTCAAGCACCAGGTCTTCCAGGAGATTCAAGGCGTGGTCGCCCCGGACGCGGTGCTTGCTTCCAACACCTCGACCCTGCCCATCACCCTGCTCGCCGAGGGCGTGAAGCGGCCGGCCGACTTCGTCGGGATGCACTTCTTCTCCCCGGTGGACAAGATGCCGCTGCTCGAGCTCATCGCGGGAAAGACGACGAGCGACGCCACGCTGGCGAAGGCCATCGACATCGCGGTCCAGATTGGAAAGACGCCCATCGTCGTCAACGATAGCCGGGGCTTCTTCACCAGCCGGGTGATCGGCACCTTCCTCAACGAGGCCATCGCCATGGTGGGCGAGGGGATCGCGCCTGCCTCCATCGAGCAGGCGGGCCTCCAGGCGGGCTACCCCGCGGCTCCGCTCCAGCTGGTGGACGAATTAACGTTGACCCTGCCGCGAAAGATCCGCCTCGAGACCAAGGCCGCCGCCGAGGCCGCTGGCCAGCCGTGGATGGACCACGGCAGCTACGCGGTCATGGACGCGATGATCGATCAGTACCAGCGCAAGGGCCGCTCCACCGGGGGCGGCTTCTATGACTACGTGGATGGCAAGCGCACGGGCCTCTGGCCGGGGCTTGCCCAGCACTTCACCCGGCCCGGTTACACCATCCCCTTCGAGGACATGAAGGAGCGGATGCTGTTCGCCGAGGCCATCGACACGGTGAAGTGCTTCGACGAAGGCGTCCTCCGCTCCGCCGCCGACGCGAACGTGGGCTCCCTCCTCGGAATCGGCTTCCCGCCGTGGACGGGAGGTGTCGTGCAATACATCAACGGCTACGAAGGGCGTACCGGCACGGGGCCGCGCGGCTTCGTCACCCGCGCGCGCGAGCTCGCGGAGCGCTACGGGAAGCACTTCCTGCCGCCCGCATCGCTCGTCGCGAAGGCCGAAAGAGGCGAGTTCCTGAAGTAG
- a CDS encoding acetyl-CoA C-acetyltransferase translates to MSQEAFIFDAVRTPRGKGKKGSLHGIKPLSLLVGLVDALKKRHPNLDPQRIDDVVLGVVSPVGDQGADIARTLVLAAGLPETTGGVQLNRFCASGLTAVNMAAQQVRSGWEHLVIAGGVESMSRVPMGSDGGAWALDPATNYDTYFVPQGISADLIATMEGFTREDVDRYAAQSQERAARAWAAGYFKNSVVPVVDQNGLTVLDRDEHMRPDSTVASLGQLNPSFAGVGEAGGFDAVALQKYHFVEKIHHVHTPGNSSGIVDGAALVLVGSEKVGKALGLTPRARIAAVATSGADPTLMLTGPIPATRKLLEIAGLSVKDIDLFELNEAFASVVLKYQKDLAIPSEKLNVNGGAIAMGHPLGATGAMILGTVVDELERRKARRAVVTLCVGGGMGVATLVERV, encoded by the coding sequence GTGAGCCAGGAAGCTTTCATCTTCGACGCCGTTCGCACCCCTCGCGGTAAGGGCAAGAAGGGCTCGCTGCACGGAATCAAGCCCCTATCGCTGCTCGTCGGCCTGGTGGATGCGCTCAAGAAACGCCACCCGAACCTGGATCCCCAGCGGATCGACGACGTGGTGCTCGGCGTGGTCTCCCCAGTCGGGGACCAGGGCGCGGACATCGCCCGGACCCTCGTGCTCGCGGCCGGCCTCCCGGAGACGACCGGCGGAGTCCAGCTCAACCGCTTCTGCGCCTCGGGCCTGACCGCGGTGAACATGGCCGCCCAGCAGGTGCGCTCGGGCTGGGAGCACCTGGTCATCGCGGGCGGAGTGGAGAGCATGTCGCGCGTCCCGATGGGCTCGGACGGCGGCGCCTGGGCCCTGGACCCCGCCACCAACTATGACACGTACTTCGTGCCCCAGGGCATCTCCGCGGACCTGATCGCGACGATGGAGGGCTTCACCCGCGAGGACGTGGATCGCTACGCCGCGCAGTCGCAGGAGCGTGCGGCCAGGGCCTGGGCCGCCGGATACTTCAAGAACTCCGTCGTCCCTGTGGTGGACCAGAACGGCCTCACCGTGCTCGACCGCGACGAGCACATGCGCCCGGACTCCACCGTGGCCTCGCTCGGTCAGCTCAACCCGTCCTTCGCCGGGGTCGGCGAGGCCGGCGGCTTCGACGCGGTGGCGCTGCAGAAGTATCACTTCGTGGAGAAGATCCACCACGTGCACACGCCGGGGAACTCGTCCGGCATCGTCGACGGCGCGGCGCTCGTGCTGGTGGGCTCGGAGAAGGTCGGCAAGGCGCTCGGCCTCACGCCGCGGGCGCGCATCGCCGCCGTTGCCACGTCCGGTGCGGACCCGACCCTCATGCTCACCGGCCCGATTCCGGCCACCCGGAAGTTGCTCGAGATCGCCGGCCTCTCCGTCAAGGATATCGACCTCTTCGAGCTCAACGAGGCCTTCGCCTCCGTGGTCCTCAAGTACCAGAAGGACCTCGCCATCCCGAGCGAGAAGCTCAACGTCAACGGCGGTGCGATCGCCATGGGCCACCCGCTCGGGGCCACCGGCGCGATGATTCTCGGGACCGTGGTGGACGAGCTCGAGCGGCGGAAGGCACGCCGCGCGGTCGTCACCCTGTGCGTCGGCGGCGGGATGGGCGTGGCCACCCTCGTCGAGCGCGTTTGA
- a CDS encoding acyl-CoA dehydrogenase family protein encodes MTRRSPWGSEELEQVRGLAAAYFTKEVLPNVPKHVAQGHPDKALYRRAGELGLLCMSIPETYGGGGGTFAHEAVLIEEQIRAGDPSMGFGVHCAIVAHYLLAYASEAQKQKWLPRLASGEWVGAIAMTEPGTGSDLQAISTRAVRDGDFYRVSGAKTFISNGYVCDFVIIAVRTGDAKGHAGISLLCAEVSDTTPGFTRGRILDKLGGKGQDTTELFFDDMKVPAVNLLGGEEGHGFVQMMQQLPQERLIVALMGMASIERAVEVTVEYTKQRHVFGKPLIALQNTRFELAECATLKRVCRTFIDDCIQSHLEGQLDVTTAAMAKYWVTDQACIVADRCLQLFGGYGYMKEYPIAHLFADTRVLRIFAGANEIMKELVARSL; translated from the coding sequence ATGACGAGACGTTCCCCATGGGGCTCGGAGGAGCTCGAGCAGGTGCGCGGGCTCGCGGCCGCCTACTTCACGAAAGAGGTCCTTCCCAACGTGCCCAAGCACGTGGCCCAGGGTCATCCGGACAAGGCGCTCTATCGACGAGCAGGCGAGCTTGGGCTCCTGTGCATGTCCATTCCGGAGACCTACGGCGGAGGTGGTGGCACGTTCGCGCACGAGGCGGTCCTCATCGAGGAGCAGATCCGCGCCGGGGACCCTTCGATGGGCTTCGGCGTGCATTGCGCCATCGTCGCGCATTACCTCCTCGCCTATGCGTCCGAGGCCCAGAAGCAGAAGTGGCTGCCCAGGCTGGCGAGCGGCGAGTGGGTGGGGGCCATCGCCATGACCGAGCCGGGGACGGGTTCGGATCTCCAGGCCATCTCCACCCGCGCGGTGCGGGACGGCGATTTCTACCGGGTGAGCGGCGCGAAGACGTTCATCTCCAACGGCTACGTCTGTGACTTCGTCATCATCGCCGTGCGGACGGGGGATGCGAAGGGCCATGCCGGCATCTCGCTGTTGTGCGCCGAGGTCTCCGACACGACGCCCGGCTTCACGCGGGGCCGCATCCTCGACAAGCTCGGCGGCAAGGGCCAGGACACCACCGAGCTCTTCTTCGATGACATGAAGGTCCCCGCCGTCAATCTGCTCGGCGGCGAGGAGGGCCATGGTTTCGTCCAGATGATGCAGCAGCTGCCCCAGGAGCGGCTGATCGTGGCGCTCATGGGCATGGCGAGCATCGAGCGTGCCGTGGAGGTGACGGTCGAGTACACCAAGCAGCGTCACGTCTTCGGCAAGCCCCTCATCGCCTTGCAGAACACGCGCTTCGAGCTCGCGGAGTGCGCGACCCTGAAGCGTGTGTGCCGCACCTTCATCGATGACTGCATCCAATCCCACCTCGAGGGTCAGCTCGACGTGACCACGGCGGCCATGGCCAAATACTGGGTGACCGACCAGGCCTGCATCGTCGCGGATCGCTGCCTTCAACTCTTTGGCGGATATGGGTACATGAAGGAGTACCCCATTGCCCACCTGTTCGCCGATACCCGCGTGTTGCGGATTTTCGCTGGCGCGAATGAGATCATGAAAGAGCTCGTCGCCCGTTCCCTCTGA
- a CDS encoding acyl-CoA dehydrogenase family protein, translating into MHARTPEQASFAAAIDAFCRAKTGTRAQRDALTGNGTEAHNPALYAQMAELGWLGVGIPSKYGGSDGGMSDMCLFAERTAYGLAPVGGYITTAVAAGPYAKFGTEAQRETILGGITRGRVEAVSISEPGAGSDVAAITCRATRTPGGFIINGQKTWCSNAHFADHILLVARTHASSSRHEGLTMFCVPAGTPGVEIRGIPTMGGKEVNDVYFTDCFLPESAVVGTVDQAWPQLMAGLNSERLLLAASMLGRGRRAFDDAVAYVKERKQFGKPIGSFQALKHRIADLATELDCCELLIYRVAAMADEAPDRRLPREASMAKLKATETAKRVALEGMQMMGGYGYALEYDMESHLRATVISTVYGGTNEIQRDIIGKTFGL; encoded by the coding sequence ATGCATGCGAGAACACCGGAGCAAGCCTCGTTCGCCGCCGCCATCGACGCGTTCTGCCGCGCCAAGACGGGGACGCGCGCGCAACGCGACGCCTTGACCGGAAACGGTACCGAGGCCCACAACCCCGCACTCTACGCTCAGATGGCCGAGCTCGGTTGGCTCGGGGTGGGCATCCCGTCGAAGTATGGCGGCTCGGACGGCGGCATGTCCGACATGTGTCTCTTCGCCGAGCGGACCGCGTACGGGCTCGCCCCGGTGGGTGGCTATATCACCACGGCGGTCGCCGCCGGTCCGTACGCGAAGTTCGGGACCGAGGCCCAGCGCGAGACGATTCTCGGCGGCATCACCCGCGGCCGCGTGGAGGCGGTCTCCATTTCAGAACCCGGGGCCGGCTCGGACGTCGCCGCGATCACCTGCCGCGCGACCCGGACGCCGGGAGGATTCATCATCAACGGGCAGAAGACCTGGTGCTCGAACGCGCACTTCGCGGACCACATCCTGCTCGTGGCTCGCACCCACGCCTCGAGCTCGCGGCACGAGGGCCTCACCATGTTCTGCGTCCCCGCGGGCACGCCGGGGGTGGAGATTCGTGGCATCCCCACGATGGGCGGCAAGGAAGTGAATGACGTCTACTTCACCGACTGCTTCCTGCCCGAGAGCGCCGTGGTCGGAACCGTGGACCAGGCCTGGCCCCAGCTGATGGCGGGGCTCAACAGCGAGCGGCTCCTCCTCGCCGCGTCCATGCTCGGCCGCGGCCGGCGCGCCTTCGATGACGCCGTCGCGTACGTGAAGGAGCGCAAGCAGTTCGGCAAGCCGATTGGTTCCTTCCAGGCGCTCAAGCACCGGATCGCGGACCTCGCCACCGAGCTCGATTGCTGTGAGCTGCTCATCTACCGCGTGGCCGCGATGGCGGACGAGGCACCCGATCGGAGGCTCCCCCGCGAGGCGTCGATGGCGAAGCTGAAGGCGACCGAGACGGCCAAGCGCGTGGCGCTCGAAGGCATGCAGATGATGGGGGGCTACGGCTACGCCCTCGAGTACGACATGGAGTCGCATCTGCGCGCCACGGTGATCTCCACCGTCTATGGCGGCACGAACGAAATCCAGCGCGACATCATCGGCAAGACGTTCGGACTCTAG
- a CDS encoding AMP-dependent synthetase/ligase, with protein sequence MGPSLAALEAQCQSQASKLTLPLLLKRNAEEYAGAPALSAGDKTLTWAQLREQTAALARGLGALGLTRGERMMIMMSSRPEHWSIDFAAVHLAAIPCTAYQTLSTEQVGYVARHSQATVVVLEGAEEVARWRPVLETLPALKRIIVLDSSAIPAGDARFVSFAEVEAEGRRLHQADPTVFEDGWRTIRPEDPIAMMYTSGTTGDPKGVVLSHRNAFYEAIAVDLVIPIPMQSPSIAYLPLAHIAERELGFYRALYKALHVHICADPAGVVPLMAKVSPPSFFGVPRVWEKLAGGLRAKLGTLEPPQREAILSAHAVALETFRLEGAGKAVPPELLQKVAEADARVLKPLRKMLGLDTLEWASSGSAPIPVDILEYLGGFGLKVLEVWGMSETTGCATISTSADFRVGAVGRPIPGMQLRLAGDGEILVRGPVVFLGYLAADGQIVSAVDADGWLATGDIGTLDPDGFLTITDRKKELLITSSGKNIAPSRLEGMLRAHPLVGQAITIGDGRPYVTALVSLDPDAAPLWAKAHGLAPRSHAELARDPAIRAELESLVASTNARLSRAEQIKRFEVVPEAWSPATGQLTPTLKLKRRVILEQYAERIATLYANA encoded by the coding sequence ATGGGTCCGTCGCTCGCAGCCTTGGAAGCGCAGTGCCAATCACAGGCAAGCAAGCTCACGCTGCCGCTGCTCCTCAAACGCAATGCCGAAGAATATGCGGGCGCTCCCGCCCTCAGCGCCGGAGACAAGACGCTCACCTGGGCACAGCTGCGCGAACAGACCGCCGCGCTCGCCCGCGGGCTCGGCGCGCTCGGGCTGACGCGAGGCGAGCGGATGATGATCATGATGTCCAGCCGGCCAGAGCACTGGAGCATCGACTTCGCCGCAGTCCACCTCGCCGCCATTCCCTGTACCGCATACCAGACCCTGAGCACCGAGCAGGTGGGCTACGTCGCGCGGCACAGCCAGGCCACGGTGGTGGTGCTGGAGGGCGCGGAGGAGGTCGCACGGTGGCGGCCGGTGCTCGAAACGCTCCCGGCGCTCAAACGGATCATCGTCCTGGATTCATCGGCCATCCCAGCCGGGGATGCGCGCTTCGTCTCCTTCGCGGAGGTCGAGGCCGAGGGACGCAGGTTGCACCAGGCGGATCCCACGGTCTTCGAGGACGGCTGGAGAACCATCCGGCCCGAGGACCCGATCGCGATGATGTACACCTCGGGCACCACTGGCGACCCCAAAGGCGTGGTGCTGAGCCACCGGAACGCCTTCTATGAGGCGATCGCGGTGGACCTCGTCATCCCCATTCCCATGCAGTCCCCGTCGATCGCCTATCTCCCGCTGGCGCATATCGCGGAGCGCGAGCTCGGCTTCTACCGCGCGCTCTACAAGGCGCTGCACGTGCACATCTGCGCGGATCCGGCGGGCGTGGTGCCGCTGATGGCCAAGGTGTCTCCCCCTTCGTTCTTCGGAGTGCCGCGCGTCTGGGAGAAGCTCGCCGGGGGTCTGCGGGCGAAGCTGGGCACGCTCGAGCCTCCTCAGCGCGAGGCCATCCTCTCCGCTCATGCGGTGGCCCTGGAGACCTTCCGGCTCGAAGGCGCCGGAAAAGCCGTGCCCCCGGAGCTCCTGCAGAAGGTCGCGGAGGCGGATGCCAGGGTCCTCAAGCCCCTGCGCAAGATGCTCGGACTGGACACGCTCGAGTGGGCGAGCAGCGGCTCGGCGCCCATTCCCGTCGACATTCTCGAGTACCTCGGAGGCTTCGGGCTCAAGGTGCTCGAGGTCTGGGGCATGAGCGAAACCACCGGCTGCGCCACCATCAGCACGTCCGCGGACTTCCGCGTGGGTGCCGTGGGCAGGCCCATTCCCGGAATGCAGCTCCGGCTGGCCGGGGACGGTGAAATCCTCGTTCGCGGCCCCGTGGTGTTCCTCGGCTATCTCGCCGCGGACGGCCAGATCGTCAGCGCGGTCGACGCGGACGGCTGGCTCGCCACCGGCGACATCGGCACGCTCGACCCCGACGGATTCCTCACCATCACCGACCGCAAGAAGGAGCTCCTCATCACCTCGAGCGGGAAGAACATCGCGCCATCCCGGCTCGAGGGCATGCTGCGCGCGCACCCGCTCGTCGGTCAGGCGATCACGATTGGCGATGGCCGGCCCTACGTGACGGCACTCGTCTCGCTCGACCCGGACGCCGCGCCGCTCTGGGCCAAGGCCCATGGCCTCGCGCCGCGGTCGCACGCCGAGCTCGCGCGCGATCCGGCGATTCGCGCCGAGCTCGAGTCGCTCGTTGCCTCGACCAACGCCCGGCTTTCCCGAGCGGAGCAGATCAAGCGCTTCGAGGTGGTCCCCGAGGCGTGGTCTCCCGCGACGGGCCAGCTCACGCCCACCCTCAAGCTCAAGCGCCGCGTCATCCTCGAGCAGTACGCCGAGCGCATCGCCACGCTCTACGCGAACGCCTGA
- a CDS encoding SDR family oxidoreductase, translating into MTSRPLAGRTLLMSGGSRGIGLAIGVAAGRLGANVALLAKTDTPDPRLPGTVHTAAAEIEAAGGQALAVVGDVRDEAAVQRAVDETVARFGGIDFCVNNASALAPLKTEELPVKRFDLMQQIQLRGTFLLTRAAIPHLRRSPHPHILSLSPPVNLAPRWMGLHPAYTLAKYGMTLLTLGWAAELAEAGIAANALWPRTLIATAAVRNILGGDTSMQRARSPEIMADAAVAILQRPPRDCTGQTFIDEDVLRAEGITDFSSYGGGPDVLLDLYVDP; encoded by the coding sequence ATGACCTCGAGGCCGCTTGCGGGACGCACGCTGTTGATGTCCGGAGGAAGCCGCGGAATCGGGCTGGCGATCGGCGTCGCGGCGGGGCGCCTGGGCGCCAATGTCGCGCTCCTGGCGAAGACCGACACCCCGGATCCACGGCTGCCCGGGACGGTGCACACGGCGGCCGCGGAGATCGAAGCCGCGGGCGGTCAGGCGCTCGCGGTGGTCGGCGACGTGCGCGACGAAGCGGCCGTGCAACGGGCCGTGGATGAGACCGTGGCGCGCTTTGGTGGCATCGACTTCTGCGTCAACAACGCGAGCGCCCTCGCTCCGCTCAAGACCGAAGAGCTGCCGGTCAAGCGCTTCGACCTGATGCAGCAGATCCAGCTGCGGGGGACGTTCCTTCTGACGCGCGCGGCGATTCCGCACCTGCGGAGATCTCCCCACCCGCACATCCTCTCGCTCTCGCCGCCGGTCAACCTCGCGCCGCGCTGGATGGGCCTGCACCCGGCGTACACGCTCGCCAAGTACGGGATGACCCTGCTCACGCTCGGCTGGGCCGCGGAGCTGGCCGAGGCCGGTATCGCCGCGAACGCCCTCTGGCCCCGGACGCTCATCGCCACCGCCGCCGTGAGGAACATACTCGGGGGCGACACATCGATGCAGCGGGCCCGCTCGCCGGAGATCATGGCGGACGCGGCCGTGGCCATCCTCCAGCGCCCGCCGCGCGATTGCACGGGGCAGACCTTCATCGATGAAGACGTCCTCCGCGCCGAAGGCATCACCGACTTCAGCAGCTATGGGGGGGGACCTGACGTCCTGCTCGACCTCTACGTCGACCCCTGA
- a CDS encoding TetR/AcrR family transcriptional regulator, producing the protein MSPAVAPRRKRLEPDARREQILECATRLFGERPYAEVSTTDIAREAGVARGLLNHYFGQKRDLYLKVVKRMLLMPGLDESVPMTGTLRQRVERSVEWYLDTVATHGKTYVAVTGAGGIGADPEVERIISEADDVAASKTLEFLGLKVEVGSDARQRAMMRSYGGLVKATIREWIRGGTLSREDAHLLLSEALITIVRDVFPQLHHDAHPEPGESQGPGSGRKRGKDER; encoded by the coding sequence ATGAGCCCGGCCGTTGCTCCTCGCAGGAAACGGCTCGAGCCGGACGCGCGCAGGGAACAGATTCTGGAGTGCGCCACGCGGCTGTTCGGCGAGCGCCCGTACGCGGAAGTCTCCACCACGGACATCGCCCGGGAGGCGGGCGTCGCCCGGGGATTGCTCAATCACTACTTCGGGCAGAAGCGGGATCTCTATTTGAAGGTCGTGAAGAGAATGCTGCTCATGCCCGGCCTTGACGAGAGTGTGCCCATGACGGGAACCTTGCGGCAGCGGGTGGAGCGCAGTGTCGAGTGGTACCTCGATACGGTGGCGACCCACGGAAAGACCTACGTGGCGGTTACCGGCGCGGGGGGCATCGGCGCGGATCCGGAGGTCGAGCGCATCATCTCGGAGGCGGACGACGTGGCCGCTTCGAAGACGCTCGAGTTCCTGGGTCTCAAGGTCGAGGTCGGAAGTGACGCGCGGCAGCGGGCGATGATGCGCTCCTACGGCGGGCTGGTGAAAGCCACCATCCGCGAGTGGATCCGCGGCGGGACACTCTCGCGCGAGGACGCGCACCTGCTCCTGAGCGAAGCGCTCATCACGATCGTGCGCGACGTGTTCCCCCAGCTCCATCACGACGCCCACCCCGAGCCCGGCGAGTCCCAGGGGCCGGGGTCAGGGCGCAAGCGAGGAAAGGACGAGCGATGA